The genomic interval AAGTCACGCTCGACCGGTTCCAGCTGCCCGATCAGATTGGCCGCCCGTTCGCAGGGCAGGCCGCAGACCGCCGGGGTCGGATGCAGCGCCGCCGCCAGCAGCACCGAGGGTGTGTCCGGGTCGCGCAACTCTCCGGTGATCAACGTGCCCAGATGCCACATGCTGCGGGTGCTGGTCAGCGCGGTCCCCTGCGGACAGCCCAGCGTGCTGCAATAAGGCGCCAGCGTGTCGAGGATATATTCCACGACAATCGCGTGTTCGCGCTGATCCTTGGCCGATTGCGCCAGCCCGTCCCGCGCCTGTCGGTCAAGATCGGGATCGGCCATGCGCCGCGCCGAACCGGCCAGGGGATGCGATTCGATCCGCCCGCCGGTCTTTTCCAGCAGCAGTTCCGGCGTCGCCCCGATCAGCGCCCGCCCGGTGAAAGGATGGCGGCGAAGATCGTCGGGCAGCATGACGTGAAAGGCGGTGATGCTGTCATCCTGCGCGATCCGCCGGAATACGGCATCCTGTGGGATCGTGTCATCGGCCTCGACCACAAGCGTGCGGGCCAGCACCACCTTTTCCAGCGCATCGTCATTCTGCCGCCGGTCCATGATATTCAGCGCATGCCCGACCGAGGCGGCGTAAAGCGCGGGCGACGGTTCGGCGCGCATCTCTTTCAACGTGATCGCGGGCGGATCGGACAGCAGCGCCTCGCCCGGATAGCGGGAGACCGTCGGCACTTTCCACAGATAATCCTGCGCCTTGCGAAAGAATGGCAGCGCCCCGACAATGACGCCCTCGGATCCCATCCGTGCCAGACGTTCGGGAAGGTCATCCAGCCGGCCGCGCGGAACCGGCTCGGCACGGCCATCGGTGCGGATATAACCCCTGGGACCGGACAGCGCAAAGACGGTGGACAGCGCCCTTGGCTGTTCACCAATATCGTATAAAGTGCTGATCGAGTTCATAATTGCCTCTGACGTTTCAACCAGCTTGCTGGTCTGCGAAGTGTTCAGAGGTTGCAGACGGGATCGACATATGGCCGCCCGTCCGTTGCTGCCGCCCTCGCTTTCGCGCCGTCAGGGGGAAATGTCAATACAACCGATAGCGCCTGTCAGGAGGTATCTCTCGCGCAGGAATTGTGCCGCCGATCACGCGGCGGTTTCTTGCGCGCGCCGCTTGGCACGCCTTGACGAACGGGCAGCGACGCGCGCTATTCCTCGATCACGTCCAGCACACCGGGCACCGCCCGCAGCGCCTGCCGGGCGGGTGTGGTCAGCGGCGTGTCATTGGCGACCTCGATCTCGATCAACTCATCGCCTTCGCGGATGCGCAGCAGAACCGGACCACGGCTGCGGGACGAGGCCGCGATATCGGATTTGATCCGCTCCAGCGTCTCGGCCAGGCGGGGGATGGTATCCGCGCCCTGCATTTCCACCGCCAGACAGCCCGCCCCCGCATCCGCAACGGCATCTTCCAGCGGCGTGACCGAATTGGCCAGCATCTTGACCTGATCGCCCGACGGCTCGACCTTGACCTGCAGCACGACATTCTGCCCCGGCTCCAGCCGGTCGCGGGCGGCGTTCAGCAGATCGGAAAAGACCGTCACCTCGTAAAGCCCGGTCGGATCGGACAGGCTGACAAAGGCATATTGCGTGCCCTTGGCCGACTTCCGTTCCTGCCGGGCCGAGACCGTGCCTGCGATGCTGGTGACCAGCGGGCCGCCCTCGGCCTCAGCCGTGATTTCGGCCAGGGTCTGCACCTTCTTGCGGCGCAGCGCGGGCAGGTAATCGTCGATCGGATGGCCGGACAGATAGAAGCCGACGGCGCGATGTTCTTCGCCCAGCTTTTCGGTGGGCAGCCAGACCTGCGCCATCGGCGGGCGCGGCGGTGGCAGATCCTCGCCCCCGCCGAACAGGCTGGACTGGTTCGAGGCCGCCTGTTCCTGCACCGCCGCAGACCAGGCCACCAGCCCGTCCAGCGATTTCAGCACGCGAGAGCGATTATCGTCCAGCACGTCAAAGGCCCCGGCCCGCGCCAGCATTTCCAGCGGGCGTTTGCCTACCCGCTTCATATCGACGCGCCGGGCAAAATCGTTCATGTCACGGAAGGGGCGATCCTCGCCCTCGGGCGAAACACGCGCCTCGTGGATCAGGCGCATCGCCTCCAGCCCCACCCCTTTCAGCGCGCCAAGCGCATAGTGGATGCGCCCGTCCTTCACGGTGAATTTCGGGGCCGAGCGGTTGACGCAGGGCGGCACGATCTCGATCCCCATCCGATCCACCTCGCGCTTGTAGATGGCCAGCTTGTCGGTCAGGTGGATATCGCAATTCATCACCGCCGCCATGAATTCGACCGGGTGATTGGCCTTCAGCCAGGCGGTCTGATAGCTGACCACGGCATAGGCCGCCGCGTGGGATTTGTTGAAGCCGTAATTGGCGAATTTTTCCAGCAGGTCAAAGACCTCGCCCGCCTTTTTCGCATCCACGCCATTGGCCACGCTGCCATCGACGAATTTCGGACGTTCCTTGGCCATTTCCTCGGCGATCTTCTTGCCCATCGCACGGCGCAGCAGATCCGCGCCGCCAAGGCTGTAGCCGGCCATGACCTGCGCAATCTGCATCACCTGTTCCTGATAGACGATGATGCCCTGGGTTTCCTCAAGGATGTGGTCGATGCTGGGATGCAAGGGTTGCAGGTCGCGCTGCCCGTTCTTCACCTCACAATAGGTCGGGATGTTTTCCATCGGGCCGGGACGATACAGCGCCACAAGTGCCACGATATCCTCGATACAGGTGGGCCGCATCCGCCGCAGCGCGTCCATCATGCCGCTGGATTCCACCTGGAACACGGCCACGGTGCGGGCACAGGCGAACAGATCGTAGCTGGCCTTGTCATCCAGCGGGATGGCATTGATCTGGTTTTCCGCCCCTTCCGGCGGTTCATAGAGCTGCCTGCCATCGGCCGCGACATGCAGCGGACGCCCGCCGCCATTGATCAGATCGACGGCGTTCTGGATCACGGTCAGGGTTTTCAGGCCCAGAAAGTCGAATTTGACCAGTCCGGCCTGCTCGACCCATTTCATGTTGAACTGCGTCGCAGGCATGTCCGAGGCCGGATCGCGGTACAGCGGCACCAGCTGGTCCAGCGGACGATCCCCGATCACCACCCCCGCCGCATGGGTCGAGGCATTGCGATACAGCCCCTCCAGCTTTTCGGCGTAATCCAGCAGGCGTCCGATCACCTCTTCCCGCGCGGCTTCGCGCAGGCGCGGTTCCTCGGCCCGGGCCTTGACGATGCTGACGGGCTTCACACCCTCGACCGGGATCATCTTGGACAGGCGGTCCACCTGACCAAAGGGCAATTGCAGCACCCGGCCCACATCGCGCACGGCGGCCTTGGACAGTAGCGCGCCGAAGGTGATGATCTGGCCGACCTTGTCGCGGCCATATTTGCCCTGCACATACTGGATCACCTCTTCCCGGCGATCCATGCAGAAATCGATGTCGAAATCCGGCATGCTGACCCGTTCGGGATTCAGGAAGCGTTCGAACAGCAGGCTGTAGCGCAAGGGATCCAGATCGGTGATGGTCAGCGCATAGGCGACCAGCGATCCCGCCCCCGACCCACGCCCCGGACCCACCGGGATATCGTGATCCTTGGCCCATTTGATGAAATCGGCCACGATCAGGAAATAGCCGGGAAAGCCCATCTGCTCGATGATGCCCAGTTCGAAATCCAGACGCTTTTCGTAATCCTCGACGCTGACGGCATGGGGGATCACCTTCAGACGCTCGGCCAGACCCTCTTTGGCCTGACGACGCAGTTCCTGCACCTCGTCATCGGCGAATTTCGGCAGAATGGGCTTGTGCTTGCTGACCGCGAAGGCGCAGCGCCGGGCAATTTCGACGGTGTTTTCCAGCGCCTCGGGCAGGTCGGCGAACAGCACCGCCATTTCCTCGGCCGTCTTGAAGTAATGCTGCGCAGTCAGGCGGCGGCGGGGCTGCGCCTGATCGACATAGGCCTTTTCGGAAATGCAGATCAGCGCGTCATGCGCCTCGTACATGTCGGGCTTGGGGAAATAGACATCATTGGTCGCAACCAGCGGCAGTTCGCGGGCATAGGCCAGCGCGATCAGCCCCGGTTCGGTCGCGGCCTCGGCCTCGGTCAGTTTGCCATTCTCGCCGGGATGGCGCTGCAATTCGATGTAAAGCCGCGTCGGGAAGGCTGCCTGCAATTGCGCGGCCAGATCCGCAGCCTGATCCGCGCGCCCCTTGGCGATCATCTGGCCCAGCGGCCCAAGCGCGCCGCCGGTCAGGCAGATCAGCCCCTCGGCCCGCTGGACCAGTTCCTCCAGCGTGACATGCGGCAAGGATCCATCCGCCCGCAGATACAGGCAAGAGGACAGCGCCATCAGGTTCAGCCAACCCGCCCGGTTCTGCGCCAGCAGCACGACGGGTCCGGTTTCCCCGGCCTCAAGCGTGATCTGACAGCCGATGATGGGCTGCACCCCCTTGTCCATCGCCTTCACGCTGAATTCCAGCGCCGCGAACATGGCATTGCTGTCGGTCAGGGCGACGGCCGGCATCCCGGCCTCGGCCGCCAGAACGGGCAGTTTCGCCACGGGAATCGCACCTTCAAGCAGGGAATGCTCGGAATGTGTGCGCAGATGGATGAATCGGGGGGATTTTATTGACATGATGGGACTTTATCGCACCCTGCCCAAACAGTGCAATTGCCCCCGGGGGGCAGGACAAGGTAAGCAGATGGAAAACAGGACAGGGAGACAAGTTTGACGCAACCCGAAGTTTTCCGGGCCGAGGGGGTTGGCAAGTCCTATCCCGGCGTGCGTGCCAATGACGACGTCTCCTTCGCGGTTCTGCAGGGCGAAATCCACGCGCTTCTGGGCGAAAACGGGGCGGGAAAATCCACGCTGGTCAAGATGATCTATGGGCTGGTGCGCCCGGATCAGGGCCGGATGCTGCTGAACGGCAAGCCCCATCACCCCGGCGACCCGCGCGAGGCGCGGGCAGCAGGCGTGGCCATGGTGTTTCAGCATTTCTCGCTGTTCGATGCGCTGACGGTTGCGGAAAATATCGCGCTTGGCATGGAAAATCCGCCGCCGCGTCGCGCCTTGTCAGACCAGATCGCCACCGTCAGTCAGGAATTCGGCCTGCCGCTGAACCCCGCGCGCCGGATCGCCACCCTGTCGGCGGGCGAGCGTCAGCGGGTCGAGATCATCCGCTGCCTGCTGCAGGACCCGAAGCTGCTGATCATGGACGAGCCGACCAGCGTTCTGACCCCGCAAGAGGCCGAGTTGCTGTTCGCCACGCTGCGCAAGCTGGCCGATCAGGGCACGGCGATCCTCTATATCAGTCACAAGCTGGATGAGATCCGCACCCATTGCGACCGCGCCACGATCCTGCGCGCGGGCCGCGTGGTGGACAGTTGCGATCCGCGCGCCCATTCCGCCCGCGAACTGGCCGCGCTGATGGTGGGCGGAGAGATGCGCCAGATCGACCGCAGCGGACGCCGCGCGGGCGAGGTTCTGTTGCAGGTGCAGGATCTGTCCCTGCCCGCACCCACGGCCGAGGGAACCGCGCTGAAACAGATCTCGCTGACCCTGCGGGCGGGCGAAATCTTGGGCATTGGCGGCGTCGCGGGCAATGGGCAGGAAGAGCTTCTGGCCGCGCTGTCGGGCGAATTGCGCAGCCCGCCCCAGACCGTGCTGCTCAACGGTACGCAACTGGGCGCGGCGGGTCCCGAACAGCGGCGCAAGGCGGGGCTTCTGGCCGCGCCCGAGGACCGTCTGGGCCATGCTGCGGTGCCCGATTTCAGCCTGACCGAAAACACCCTGCTGACCGCTGGCAGCCGCAAGGATCTGGTCCGCAGCGGGTTGATCGATCACAAGGCGGCGACCGCCTATGCGCGGCAGGTCATCGACAGTTTCGACGTCCGCACCCCCGGTCCGGGCACTGCGGCGCGGGCGCTGTCCGGCGGCAATCTGCAGAAATTCGTCATTGGCCGCGAGGTCCTGCAGGCGCCGCGCGTGCTGGCGGTGAACCAGCCCACATGGGGCGTCGATGCCGGCGCCGCCGCCGCCGTGCGTCAATCGCTGCTGGATCTTGCCCGTGACGGGGCCGGCGTCATCGTCATCTCTCAGGATTTGGATGAATTGCTGGAACTCTCGGACCGCTTCTGCGCCCTGAACGAAGGCCGCCTGTCCGAGCCGCGCCCGACCGAGGGGCTGACCCTGGACGAGATCGGGCTGATGCTGGGCGGCGCGCATGGGATGGAGGTTGCCAGCATATGATACGCCTTGTTCCCCGCAGCGAAACCTCGATGGGCTGGCAGATCGCCACCCCGGTTCTGGCGGTTCTGGCCACGATGGTGATGGGCGGGCTTCTGTTTGCGATCATGGGATACGATCCGGTCGCCGCGATCCGCACGATCTTCTGGGATCCGCTGTTTGGCCCCGCGGCGGGCTATTCCCGCCCGCAGCTTCTGGTCAAGGCGGCACCGCTGATCCTGATCGCCTCTGGCCTTGCCATCGGCTTTCGCGCGGGCATCTGGAATATCGGCGCCGAGGGGCAATATATCATCGGCGGCATCACCGGCGCCGCCGTCGCGCTGGCGGCCTATCCGGCGGACGGAATGTGGATCTTTCCGGCCATGGTGCTGGCCGGGGCGCTTGGCGGCTGGGCCTGGGGGATGATCCCGGCCCTGCTGCGCAACTGGTTCGGCGCGTCGGAAATCCTTGTGTCGCTGATGCTGGTCTATGTCGCGGAAAAAATCGCGGCCTGGATGGCCTTTGGCCCGATGCGCAATCCCGAAGGCTTTGGCATGCCCGGATCGCGGAACCTGACGCAATATCCGCCCGCCGCCAATCCCGAACTGATCGCTGGTACCGGCGCCCATTGGGGCGTGGTGGCCGCCGCCCTTGCCGTGCTGGCAACCTGGTTCCTGATCAGCCGCCATATCCGGGGATTTCATATCCGCACCGCAGGCCTTGCCCCGCGTGCCGCGCGCTTTGCCGGGGTAAAACCCGAAACGCTGGTCGCCTTCTGCCTTGGCCTTTCGGGGGCGCTGGCCGGCATGGCGGGCCTGTTCGAGGCCTCTGGCCCCGCAGGCCAGATCACCGACAGCTTCGGTTCAGGCTATGGCTTTACCGCTATCATCGTGGCCTTTCTGGGCCGTCTGCATCCGCTGGGCATCCTGCTGGCCGGGCTGCTGCTGGCGCTGACCTATATCGGCGGGGAACTGGCGCAACTGACCCTGCAACTGCCCGCCGCCACCGTGCAGGTGTTTCAGGGGATGCTGCTGTTCTTCCTTCTGGGCTTCGATCTGCTGACCCGCTTCCGGGTCGAAAGGACGGTGACGGCATGAGGGCACGCAGCTGCAACCCGCCATTCGTCGCATGTCCGAAAGGGGGCACAGATGATTGATCCGCTGTCGGTTTTCCTGCTGCTTCTGGCCGCCGCGACGCCGATCCTGTTCGCCGCCCTTGGCGAATTGATCGTAGAGCGTGCGGGCGTGTTGAACCTCGGGGTCGAGGGCATGATGATCACCGGCGCGCTGGCCGGTTTCGCCGCCGCTCATGCCACCGGCAACGCCTTTATCGGCTTTGCCGTGGCCGCCCTGGCGGGGGCTGCAATTTCGATGCTGTTTGCCCTGCTGACGCAATTCCTGCTGGCCAATCAGGTCGCCTCGGGTCTGGCGCTGACGCTGTTCGGGCTGGGCCTTGCGGCACTGTTCGGCAAACCGCTGGAGGGGATCAAGGCGCCGCCCATGCCCGCCGGTCCGCTGAAGGTCAACTGGATCGTCTGGCTTGGCCTGCTGATGGTGCCGCTGGTCTGGTGGTTCCTGAACCGCAGCCGCGCCGGGCTGATCCTGCGCGGCGTGGGCGAAAACCACGATGCGGCCCACGCGCTTGGCTATGACGTCCGGCGGGTGCGGATCGCGGCCATTGCCTTCGGCGGCGCAATGGCCGGGATCGGCGGGGCCTTCATCTCGATCGCGACGGTACTGCAATGGACCGAGGGCATGACCGCCGGCGCGGGCTGGATCGCGCTGGCCATCGTGGTCTTTTCCAACTGGACCGCCCCCGGCGTGCTGGCGGGCGCATGGCTGTTCGGCGGGGTCACGGTGCTGCAATTGCGACTGCAGGCGGCGGGGGTCTCCGTGCCCGTGCAACTGCTGTCCATGGCCCCTTATCTGGCCACGATCATCGTGCTGGTCGCCATCTCGGCCATGCAGAAATTCAGCCGCCGCGCTGGCGGCGGAGCGCCCGGCTCTCTGGGCAGGAATTTTCACGCGCTGCGATAGAACGCGGCCCAACCCCTTACCAACAGGAGATCATCCATGAAACGCAGAACATTACTGGCAAGCGCCGTCGCGATCTCGGCCATGTCGCTGGCCCTGCCCGCCGCCGCCCAGGACGAGCCGTTGAAAGTCGGGTTCATCTATGTCGGCCCGGTCGGTGACGGCGGCTGGACCTATCAGCACGATCAGGGCCGGCAGGCGGTCGAGGCCGAATTCGGCGACCGCGTGGAAACCACCTTCATCGAAAGCGTGCCCGAAGGCGCCGATGCCGAACGCGCGATCACCCAGCTGGCGCTGGCCGGGAACAAGCTGATCTTCACCACCAGCTTTGGCTTCATGGATGCGACCATCAATGTGGCGCAGAAATTCCCCGATGTGAAATTCGAACATGCCACCGGCTATAAACGCGCCGAAAACGTGTCCACCTATGATGCGCGCTTCTACGAGGGCCGCGCGGTGATGGGCACGATTGCGGGCCGGATGACGGAATCGAACAAGATCGGCTATATCGGCTCTTTCCCGATCCCCGAGGTGATCCAGGGCATCAATTCCAGCTATATCCACGCGAAGAAGGTGAACCCGGATGTCGAGATGAAGGTGGTCTGGGCCTATAGCTGGTTCGATCCCGCGAAAGAGGCCGATGCCGCATCCGCCCTGCTGGCCGAAGGTGTCGATGTGATCCTGCAGCACACCGATTCCACCGCCCCCCTTGCCAAGGCGCAAGAGGCCGGCGCCATCGGTTTCGGGCAGGCCAGCGATATGTCCGCCTTCAAGCCCAACCCGCGCGTGTCCTCGATCATCGACAACTGGGCGCCCTATTATATCGAGCGTGTCGGTGCGGTGCTGGATGGCAGCTGGGAATCCAAGGCAACCTGGGCCGGGATCGGCGATGGCGAGGTGGAAATCGGCGAAATCACCGATGCCGTCCCCGCCGAGGTGAAGGCCGAGGCCGAAGCGCTGAAGGACAAGATCGCGTCGGGCGAATACCACCCCTTCACCGGCCCGCTGAACAAGGCCGATGGCAGTGCCTGGCTGGCCGAAGGTCAGACCGCCACGGATGAAGAACTGGCCGGGATGAATTTCTTCGTCGAAGGCATCACCGCCGAAATCCCGAAGTAATCCGCATCACAGACACCGAAAAGCCCCGCAATGCGGGGCTTTTTTCGTCTTTGCCGATCGTCGGGGCGTTAATCGTAACGCCGCCGGTCCTCGATCACCAGGCCGTCATTGGGCAGGCTGTCCGGCGCAACGATCTGAACGCGGGCCTTCATCTTCAGTGTCGCCAGAATGGAACTGGCATATTCCGCCTGGGCCTCGCGCGGGCTTTCGATCTGCACGGTCATCGTGTCCATCTCGCCTTCGCGATCCGCCAGCACCCTTGCGCGGGTGATCTCGGGGTGGCGCGCCACCAGCGAGGCGACCTGTTCCGGCCGGACGAACATGCCCTTGATCTTGGTCGTCTGATCGGCGCGCCCCATCCAGCCCTTGATCCGCATATTGCTGCGGCCGCAGGGCGAGTTGCCGGGCAGAACCGCCGAGAGATCGCCGGTGGCAAAGCGGATCAGCGGGTAATCAGGGTTGAGCGATGTCACCAGCACCTCGCCGACCTCGCCATCGGCAAGGGGCGTGCCGGTGCCCGGGCGCACGATTTCGACGATCACGCCCTCATCGACGATCATCCCCTCCATCGCCAGCGATTCATAGGCGATGTTGCCCAGATCCGCCGTGGCATAGCATTGCAGCGTCTGTATGCCGCGATCCGCGTAAAGCTGCCGCAGCGAGGGGAACAGCGCCCCGCCCGCCACCGCCGCGCGGGTGAAGGACAGCGTTTCGCCCAGCTCATCGGCTCGTTCCAGAATGACCTTCAGAAAGTCGGGCGTGCCTGCATAGACCGTCGTGCCGATATCGGCAGCGGCCCGCACCTGCAGATCGGTCTGGCCCGTTCCTGCAGGCAGCACCGCCGCATCCACGGCCCGCGCCCCGGATTCGAACATCATCCCGGCAGGCGTCAGATGATAGGCAAAGCAATTCTGCACGATATCGCCGCGCCCGATGCCGCAGGCATGCAGAAAGCGGCCAAGGCGCCACCAGTCATTGTCCAGACGCCCCGGTTCATAGATCGGCCCCGGCGACTGAAAGATGTGATCGAATTCCGCCGCCAGCCGGGTGGCAAAACCGCCAAAGGGCGGGTTCTTCTTCTGCGCCTCGGTCAGTTCGGCCTTGCGGATCACCGGCAGATTCGCCAGCGCCGCCCGCGTGGTGATCGCCGCCGGATCGACATCGCGCAGCAACCGCGCCAGTGCCGGTGCCGTCTTGGCGCGGCCGATGGCGGCAGGCAGGGCGGTGGCCAGCCATCCGGCACGCTCATCCTCGCTGCGGGTTTCAAGCTCGTCGTAGAAATCGGTCATGAAACCTCCTCAGTCTTGCTGTGACAGGGCCGCCTATCGTCCGCCGGGTCGTGTCCCGCGATCAGCGCCGTGCCTGTCCAAGCGGCCCCGTGATCCTGTCTATGTGTCGAATTTCCAGCCATGCCCACACCTCAGGCCAGCCAACGCTTGCGGCGACGATAGCTGCGCACGTCGCGAAAGCTTTTGCGGCCTTCATCCGACATCCCCAGATAGAATTCCTTCACATCCGGGTTCTCGCGCAGATCCTTGGCCTCGCCATCCATGACGACGCGGCCATTTTCCAGGATATAGCCGTAATGGGCAAAGCGCAGCGCGACATTGGTGTTCTGTTCGGCCAGCAGGAAGGTCACGCCCTCGCCTTCATTCACGGCCTTCACGATGTCAAAGATCTGTTCGACCAGCTGCGGCGCCAGCCCCATCGAGGGCTCGTCCAGCAGGATGGTCTCGGGCCGCGACATCAGGGCACGGCCCATCGCGACCATCTGCTGCTCGCCGCCCGATGTATAGCCCGCCTGCGATTTGCGACGCTCGCGCAGGCGCGGGAAATAGTCATAGACCATTTCCAGATCCTGCTTCACCGCCGCGCTGTCACTGCGGGTATAGGCGCCGGTCAGCAGGTTTTCCTCGACCGTCAGATGTTCGAAGCAATGCCGACCCTCCATCACCTGAATGACGCCCTTCTTGACCAGCGCCGCCGGGTTCAGTTCTGACACCGCTTCGCCGCGATAGACGATGCTGCCTTTGGTCACCTCTCCGCGTTCCGAAGCCAGCAGGTTCGAAATCGCTTTCAGGGTGGTGGTCTTGCCGGCGCCATTGCCACCCAGCAAGGCCGTGATGCTGCCCTTGGGCACGGTCAGGCTGACGCCCTTCAGCACCAGGATGACGTGATTATAGATCACCTCGATATTGTTGACTTCCAGCAGGTTTTCCGGGGCAGGATTGGCGTCAAGCATGGTGTATCCTCAGGCGTGATGGTTGCCCCCGGCGACGGCTGCCGCCGGGGTCTTTCGGGATCAATCGCAGCTGCGCCGCTCGATGCCGGCTTCGGCGGCATAGGCGGCGGAATCCTCGGCGATCAGCGGATCAAGAACCTCGGCATCGGGCTCCATGAATTCGGTGATCAGGTTCCACTGCTTGGCGGCAGCGTCCCATTGCTGGACACGCGCCATGCCGTTACCGCCGTGATTGGAACAGCTCAGCGCGAATGCAGGGCCGAAATCGGGCAGGCCAAGCTCGGCCAGATGCTCGGCGGTCATGTCCAGCTGCTCGAACCCGTCGCGCAACTGCTCGGGCGTGATGGCCGAGGTGCCTGCGATCTCTTGCGCCTTGCGGATCGCCTCGGCAATCACGACAGCCGCATACATGCCGCGCGAATACACGGCCGAGCCGACATGCTCACCCCCCTGCGACGCCTTGCCCGGCTCGATCACATAGCTCTGCAATTCGTCATAAAGCGGATAGTCGGTGCCCACGCCGTTAAAGGTCAGCGCCTTGTAACCATTGGCCCCGTCGCCCGCAGGCATCACATCCAGTTCCGATCCGGCCCACCAGATGCCGATGAAATTCTCCATCGGGAAGCGGATATTGGCGGCCTCCTGAATGGCGACCTGGTTCATCACGCCCCAGCCCCACATCAGCACGTAATCGGGCTTGTCGCGACGGATCTGCAGCCATTGCGATTTCTGCTCTT from Paracoccus fistulariae carries:
- a CDS encoding ABC transporter ATP-binding protein, producing MLDANPAPENLLEVNNIEVIYNHVILVLKGVSLTVPKGSITALLGGNGAGKTTTLKAISNLLASERGEVTKGSIVYRGEAVSELNPAALVKKGVIQVMEGRHCFEHLTVEENLLTGAYTRSDSAAVKQDLEMVYDYFPRLRERRKSQAGYTSGGEQQMVAMGRALMSRPETILLDEPSMGLAPQLVEQIFDIVKAVNEGEGVTFLLAEQNTNVALRFAHYGYILENGRVVMDGEAKDLRENPDVKEFYLGMSDEGRKSFRDVRSYRRRKRWLA
- a CDS encoding ABC transporter substrate-binding protein; the encoded protein is MKLKIAGLAAAAVMAAAPAMADLIVPNLSYRTGPYGANGTQYADGFNDYFTLLNERDGGIGGEMIKVPECETAYNTEKGVECYEATKEGALIFNPLSTGITYQLIPKVAVDKKVLYTPGYGRTSAKDGSVFEWVFNAPANYWDGASIAIKYLLDENGGDLNGKKIALVYHNSAYGKEPIRTLQELSKKHGFTLSEVPVEAPGQEQKSQWLQIRRDKPDYVLMWGWGVMNQVAIQEAANIRFPMENFIGIWWAGSELDVMPAGDGANGYKALTFNGVGTDYPLYDELQSYVIEPGKASQGGEHVGSAVYSRGMYAAVVIAEAIRKAQEIAGTSAITPEQLRDGFEQLDMTAEHLAELGLPDFGPAFALSCSNHGGNGMARVQQWDAAAKQWNLITEFMEPDAEVLDPLIAEDSAAYAAEAGIERRSCD
- a CDS encoding phenylacetate--CoA ligase family protein produces the protein MTDFYDELETRSEDERAGWLATALPAAIGRAKTAPALARLLRDVDPAAITTRAALANLPVIRKAELTEAQKKNPPFGGFATRLAAEFDHIFQSPGPIYEPGRLDNDWWRLGRFLHACGIGRGDIVQNCFAYHLTPAGMMFESGARAVDAAVLPAGTGQTDLQVRAAADIGTTVYAGTPDFLKVILERADELGETLSFTRAAVAGGALFPSLRQLYADRGIQTLQCYATADLGNIAYESLAMEGMIVDEGVIVEIVRPGTGTPLADGEVGEVLVTSLNPDYPLIRFATGDLSAVLPGNSPCGRSNMRIKGWMGRADQTTKIKGMFVRPEQVASLVARHPEITRARVLADREGEMDTMTVQIESPREAQAEYASSILATLKMKARVQIVAPDSLPNDGLVIEDRRRYD